The following coding sequences lie in one Silene latifolia isolate original U9 population chromosome 5, ASM4854445v1, whole genome shotgun sequence genomic window:
- the LOC141654730 gene encoding putative disease resistance protein RGA1, which translates to MIGGNQVHELQGLSEMESWNLFQRMAFQAKERDDDLVALGKKIVKKCINVPLAIRVVESLLRGQSKSKWLSFYDKGLESVSERNDTLNRILKLSYDQLSPSLKTCFSYCAIFPKDWTINKQMLIWLWMAQGYIDFDNLGKEYFLIFLQRCFFQDVVDDEFGQIVCFKMHDLLHDIAEQVADDLSWSIHLKILPKSITKLVNLHTLDLHCCSRLENLPNDVSNLVDLSTLNVAGCDALSRMPRGIGMMNCLKNLGHFVVGVRGCSSSKQCFDGLEDLKHLNKLKGSLEIRIGVLKIAKFLKDGHSGGAYLRCMEQLKKIVIRFKKGKEYGRKEHEQALLEEMQPHHDIRKLELEGYHGETMPRWHGRGDNSTLFYLPNLVTLKIYKCCKLLSLPSEVAQLPHLKKLQLVELQNLEYVVNRDPETSGSGEGSSFSSLVELRFHVLPKLKGWWGRSESGLHAVNYLSF; encoded by the exons ATGATCGGAGGTAATCAAGTGCATGAATTACAAGGTTTGTCTGAAATGGAGTCATGGAATTTGTTTCAAAGGATGGCATTCCAAGCAAAAGAAAGAGATGATGATTTAGTTGCACTTGGCAAAAAGATTGTTAAAAAGTGCATCAATGTCCCGCTTGCTATTAGAGTCGTCGAAAGTCTTCTGCGTGGTCAATCCAAATCTAAGTGGCTATCATTTTATGACAAAGGGTTAGAGAGTGTTAGTGAAAGAAATGATACACTGAACCGCATATTGAAGCTAAGTTATGATCAACTTAGCCCTTCCTTGAAAACTTGTTTTTCTTACTGTGCTATCTTTCCCAAGGATTGGACTATTAATAAGCAAATGTTGATCTGGCTCTGGATGGCACAAGGCTACATTGACTTCGACAATTTGGGCAAGGAATATTTTCTTATCTTTCTACAAAGATGTTTCTTCCAAGATGTTGTGGATGATGAATTCGGTCAGATTGTGTGCTTTAAGATGCATGATCTCTTGCATGATATTGCTGAACAAGTAGCGGATG ATCTTTCATGGAGTATCCATCTGAAAATTCTTCCCAAATCAATAACAAAACTAGTTAATCTACATACTCTAGATTTACATTGCTGCAGTAGGTTAGAAAATTTGCCAAACGATGTGAGCAATCTAGTTGATTTAAGCACCTTAAATGTAGCCGGATGTGATGCACTAAGTCGTATGCCTAGAGGCATAGGTATGATGAACTGTCTGAAAAATCTAGGCCATTTTGTGGTAGGTGTACGAGGATGTTCAAGTTCAAAGCAATGTTTTGATGGGTTGGAAGACCTAAAACACCTGAATAAATTAAAAGGGAGTTTAGAGATCCGAATTGGGGTGcttaaaattgcaaaatttttGAAGGACGGACATAGCGGAGGTGCATATTTAAGGTGTATGGAACAGCTGAAGAAGATTGTTATTAGATTTAAAAAGGGAAAGGAGTATGGAAGGAAGGAGCATGAGCAAGCATTGCTGGAAGAGATGCAGCCTCATCATGATATTAGGAAGTTGGAGTTAGAAGGGTATCATGGTGAGACAATGCCGAGATGGCATGGAAGGGGAGATAACTCGACATTATTTTATCTCCCTAATcttgtcactttgaagatctatAAATGTTGCAAATTGCTATCTCTGCCTTCTGAGGTCGCACAACTGCCCCATCTTAAAAAGCTACAACTTGTGGAATTGCAGAATCTGGAGTACGTGGTGAATAGGGACCCAGAAACGTCTGGCTCAGGTGAAGGATCATCCTTTTCCAGCCTTGTTGAACTCCGTTTTCATGTGTTGCCTAAGTTGAAAGGGTGGTGGGGGAGATCTGAATCGGGGTTACATGCGGTCAATTATCTTagtttttga